A genomic segment from Equus przewalskii isolate Varuska chromosome X, EquPr2, whole genome shotgun sequence encodes:
- the LOC139080941 gene encoding uncharacterized protein, whose product MEKDIVANVEVLTTQASDTDSAAAATGAPPTVQTPLEDATLAASSGANVGQKSMGQRENDEMEKMSVLSLYPSAEADAPRPHAAPVLHAWQGADRQGNVGKKNSRKRRNRKENKIVYFPWSLTLQTQASSAAPVLGQTCVTGALSVADTGMDVGHETRQQRRNGEKEKASVLTQPWKAPASALLPEASTVQPSLEGASLADSGETMVEQKSRHKGIDKNRKILARPWPLTVQAWVSFKGRTQVQKAFAGASQFANDDVNGEPRSRGQKSEIDKTSVVTSYQSAQAGTPRSAVVLGQASLEEAPLTNSGGNLEKKSRQKKRNIRNKSVLAHPWPLTVQAWASFTARDPVPSKSSAASMGVNVGQKIWPQRENSEEKTKSILPQPVGGQAGIPFSATAPGQAPLEESPSLEDVHSNLS is encoded by the coding sequence aTGGAAAAAGACATTGTAGCTAACGTGGAGGTTCTGACGACCCAGGCAAGTGACACAGATTCAGCTGCAGCAGCCACAGGAGCCCCGCCTACAGTCCAGACTCCACTTGAAGATGCTACTCTCGCTGCAAGCAGTGGGGCAAATGTGGGGCAGAAAAGCATGGGTCAAAGAGAGAATGACGagatggaaaaaatgtctgttcttagTTTGTATCCCAGTGCAGAGGCTGATGCCCCACGCCCACATGCTGCTCCTGTTCTTCATGCATGGCAGGGGGCTGACAGGCAGGGAAACGTAGGGAAGAAAAACAGCCGTAAAAggaggaatagaaaggaaaataagattgtGTATTTTCCTTGGTCTCTGACACTACAGACTCAGGCATCATCTGCAGCCCCAGTTCTGGGTCAGACTTGTGTCACAGGGGCTTTGTCAGTTGCTGATACTGGTATGGATGTGGGACATGAAACCAGGCAGCAAAGGAGGAATGGTGAGAAGGAAAAGGCATCAGTTCTCACTCAGCCTTGGAAGGCACCAGCTAGCGCTCTGTTGCCAGAAGCAAGTACAGTTCAGCCCTCTCTTGAGGGGGCCTCTCTGGCAGACAGTGGGGAGACAATGGTAGAGCAGAAAAGCAGGCATAAGGGGatagataaaaacagaaagatccTGGCTAGACCTTGGCCTTTGACAGTACAGGCTTGGGTGTCTTTCAAAGGCCGAACTCAGGTACAGAAGGCTTTTGCAGGGGCTTCACAATTCGCTAATGATGACGTCAATGGGGAACCTAGAAGCAGGGGTCAAAAGAGTGAGATCGATAAAACATCAGTTGTTACTTCGTATCAAAGCGCACAGGCTGGTACCCCGCGCTCAGCTGTGGTTCTGGGGCAGGCTTCATTGGAGGAAGCACCCCTCACTAACAGTGGGGGAAACTTAGAGAAGAAAAGCAGACAGAAGAAGAGGAATATAAGGAACAAAAGTGTCTTGGCTCATCCTTGGCCTCTGACAGTACAAGCTTGGGCATCATTCACAGCCAGAGATCCAGTTCCGAGCAAGTCTTCTGCTGCAAGTATGGGGGTGAATGTGGGGCAGAAAATCTGGCCTCAACGGGAGAATagtgaggaaaaaacaaagtccatTCTTCCTCAGCCTGTGGGGGGCCAGGCTGGTATCCCCTTCTCAGCAACAGCTCCAGGACAGGCTCCACTTGAGGAGTCTCCTTCTCTGGAAGATGTACATTCCAACCTGAGCTGA